One Nocardia huaxiensis genomic window, GACCAAGGTCACCGCGGCTTTCGATGTGACGGGCTGAAATACTCGGCCGCATGACAGTGCACTTCATCGGGGCCGGGCCGGGCGCGGCGGATTTGCTGACCGTGCGGGCGGTGGAACTGTTGAAGAGCTCGCCGGTGTGCCTGTACGCGGGGACGTATCTGGATCCGGAGGTGCTGGGGCACTGTGCGCCGGAGGCCGAGCTGATCGATACGCAGGGGCTGGATCTGGATCAGATCATCGAGCACTGCGTGCGGGCGCAGCGGGCCGGGAAGGATGTGGCTCGGCTGTGCTCGGGGGATCCCTCCATATATTCGGCGCTGCACGAGCAGACCAGCCGCCTCGACGCGGCCGGAATCGCGTGGGATGTGACGCCCGGAGTGCCCGCCTACGCGGCGGCGGCGGCACTGCTGGGGGCGGAGCTCACGGTGCCGGAGGTGGTGCAGTCGGTGGTGCTCACGCGGACGCAGGCGCGGTCGACCGCCATGCCGGAGTCCGAGGCGCTGGAGAACTTCGCAAGGACTCGCGCCACCCTGGTGCTGCACCT contains:
- the cobM gene encoding precorrin-4 C(11)-methyltransferase, with product MTVHFIGAGPGAADLLTVRAVELLKSSPVCLYAGTYLDPEVLGHCAPEAELIDTQGLDLDQIIEHCVRAQRAGKDVARLCSGDPSIYSALHEQTSRLDAAGIAWDVTPGVPAYAAAAALLGAELTVPEVVQSVVLTRTQARSTAMPESEALENFARTRATLVLHLAITRIRTLAEELTGEYGQDCPVAVVYRASQPEQRVIRGTLADIADQVEQAGLRQAAVILVGRALAKSVDCAQSHLYDPARDRTHITG